TCATTAATCCAACGAGTAGGACGAAGTGGAAGAAGGGATGATAAAGCGAGTAATTTATTTTTGTATGCAACCAATCGATGGACATTGCTACAATCTGTTGCTTGTTGGTTATTATATGAGGAAAAATATATCGAGCCTGTAATTTTGAAAGAAAAGGCATATGATATTTTGGTTCATCAGATACTTTCTACGGTAAAGGGCACTTCGGGTATATTAAAAAAGAATCTAATTTCTGTTTTACAAGAAAATAACGCCTTTAAAAATATTTCAAAAACCGATATTGAAGAGATCATTGATTTTTTAGTAGCAAAAGACCTTTTAGAAAAACTTGAATTTGAATTAATTTTAGGAATTGAGGGAGAAAAGATTGTCAACAATCGGGAGTTTTATAGTGTTTTTCAAACCGAAGATTTATTTAAAGTTTCGCATAAAGGAAATAAAATCGGCGAAATACCACTTACGATTCAGGTTCGCGAAGATGAAAATATTTATTTATCTGCCCGAATTTGGAAAATTGCTCATGTTGATTTGAAATCAAAAAAAATTGAAGTTATTCCGGCAAATGATGGAAAGAAACCTATTTTTGAAGGAAACGGTGCTAATATAGCTGAAAGAATAAGGCAAAAAATGTTAGAAATTTTGGTTTCAAAAAAAGAGTATGATTTTCTTGACGAGCCAAGTCAGAATATCATAACTGAAATGCAAAAAGAATTTTCGATTTTTGATATCAATGATTTATATAGTCAAAGACCGCTTCATTCCACTAATAGTAATCTTACTTTCTTTTCTTTTACGAGTTCAAAAATTAATAAAACTTTAAAAATAGTTTTCGATGCAGTAGGAATTGAAAACTTTTATACTGAGCTCGAAAGCGCATTTGAAATCAAAATAAATAAGGATGAATTTGCACAAAAATTAAAAAAATTATCATCTTTTGATGTTAACATTGATTTGGTGCTAGCAAATGTTTTAGATGCAAACCCCAACATTTTAGATTTTTCAAAATATGGTAAATTCTTGCCTGTAAAATTCCAATTGGAAATATTGAAAAACTCATATTATGATTTACTTGGTTGTGAAAGATTTTTAAGAAGTTTAAAGATTGTAAATAATTAGTTAAAATTATCACTTTAATTATTTTTTCATTTTTTAAAGGTAGGTGATGATTCTTTCTTTGAATGGTGAAGGTATTATCTTGTTATCATGACCTTTTGTTTTAATACCTAAATATAGATAACTATTACAAAAATAACACTAAAAGAGCATGATCGAAATATTAAATAATTATTGTAATAAGGAGAGCGGACTTTTGCTCTTCAATCCTCCTACAGGCTCAGGCAAAACGCACCATGTGTTAAGTTGGATTTTTAAAAATTATAAAGAATTCTGCAAAGACAACAAGAAAATTTTCTTTGTGACCAATTTGAAAAAAAATCTTCCCGATCAAAAGCTAAAGGATGAATTCTTCGCGCCAAATAAACAATTGGAGGATTTTGATAAATATGTAACTTTTTTAGATTCAAACGCAGATTGTCTAGTTAAAAGATTTGAACAAGTAGAACATTCAGTTAATGAGTATTTTAAAAATTTAAAAATATTCTACGCAATCAAAAATAGTGTTTCGGAAATTAAAAGACATCAATCAAATCCTTCATTACGTACAATTGTTGCAAAATTAAATGAAGAATTGCGCAATGATCTTGAACCTAAATTTAGAAGGTCAATAGAAAAATATTTAAAGGAAAATTATTCTAATCGGCAAGAGCGAATCAGGGCAATTCAAACCAATAGAGATTTAATGTGGATTGGAGAGTTGTACCCTGCTGTCTTTTCTTCTAAAAAGAAAATTTTCTTTTTAAGTATTGACAAATTCTATCATAAAAATAGTACACTTGTTGAACCTTCTTATTCATTTTTAGAAAATGAACTAACTAAAAATGCTATTATTTTTATTGATGAATTTGATGCGACGAAAGAAAATATCCTAAATAATATTATTGAAAAGGGTAAGAAGCAAAGGATTGATTTCATGCACCTTTTCACAGAAATATATTGGGCACTATCCAAAAATGTTTTCCCTAAAAAATTCACAATTCATTCTGAAAAACGTATAGAGCAAATTAAGAACAAGTATGGTCTTACATTAGAAAATATCCAAAGTATCTTACTTGAAAAAGCCGAGGAAATTGTCGAAAAATATAGTTTGGATTTTAGTTTTAAGACTATGGATGTTAATGAAGAAAATTCAAATCAAAGAAATTTACTATTTCACGATTTCCAATACCATTCAGTTTATAGGAATGATAAAAAATATATAAAATTAAATCCTAATAAGTATGAAAAAATAAATGAAATTACATTTGAGAGCGACAAACCTCAAACAGGTGAGAATATTGTATCACTACTAAATCAAATTAAAGGATTTGTTAATTACTTTAGTGGTATTATTAAAAGTATTGCCGAGAATTATCAACAATTAGAGGAACAAGAAAGAAGTAATAATCCCAAAAGAAATGAGTTTACTTTCGATTTAGCACTTAGTACTGTTATTGAAGAGTTTGGGTTGGAAAGTAGGCATAAAAACTATATTATCGACAATATTTTAAGCGCTAGGGAAAAAACTCGCAGAAGATTAGACGGTGCCTATGAATTAAATTATGATTTGAGTTTTTATGAGAATGGATTTAGATACTATGATTTTGTAGATGATGATTCGCATCAGTCCAAGACAAAAACATTCATTTATAATTTTCAAAATACACCTGAAAAATTTATTTTAAAATTAGCAGAAAAAGCGAAAGTGGTTGGTATTTCGGCTACTGCTCTTATTGAGACTGTTACGGGCAATTATGATATTCAATATTTCAAAAGACAACTTGGAGAGAAATTTTTCGAATTAACTGAAAACGAAAAGTTCCATTTGAAAAATTTATTTGACAACCAAAATAAGCATTACAATAATGTACATATTATTCCCGAATGGGTAAATTTCTTGAGTGGAGGAGAATCAAAAGAAAAAGCAATTCAGGAATTTGAAAAATTATTTGAAAATAAGGAATTGGCAGAAAGTATTGTGGGAGAACTAATTGCTACAAATCCAAATTCAACAGATTATCATTTCAATAGATACTTAAAAATAGGTTATTGTTTCAAACAATTTATATCAAAAGAGGATATTTTGGGCTTCTTATGTTTGCTTAACAAGGAACCTAAAAAGAATGATAAAGACCTTAATTTGAGAATACTTGAACTTATCTTCGAATATCTAATTGAAGAAACAACGAAAACGCAATCCTTTTTTATTTCGGATGATAACACTTTTAAAGTTATCGAATCTTATACTATAATTAACAGTAGCGACTTTGACAATAAAAAGCAGTCATTCATCAAGCGGTTGGAAAAAGGCAAAAAAGTATTTATTATTTCGATGTATCAAACTATGGGAGCGGGACAAAATTTACAATTTATTTCGCCTAATCCTGAAAATTTGGTTAATGTTCAGGATGAATCGTCCTTTAATTGGAATTTTCAAAATGAAACTGACATTAATGCGATATATCTAGATAAACCTACACACATAATCCAACAGATCAATATTAACCTAAATGAAGAAGGATTCATCAAATACCTTTTTCAGCTAGAGTTTTTAGCTCAAGCAGGATTAATTTCTGTAAAGCAATTAAACTATCAGGTTACGATTGCATTTAAAAATTTATTAGCATCTTTTAGCACCTCGAAAAAACCTGAGAGTCCTAATAACAGCTTTTTATACAAAGATTATAATATCAAACAGCATTTTGTAAAATTCATCATTCAAGCTATAGGAAGAATTTGCAGGACAAATTTAAAATCTCCTAATATCTACATTTTTGCAGATAGTGAATTAGACAGTCTGATTTCTGATTATGATGTTGACAACAATTTAGTTTTAAATGAGTTTAAAGCTCTTGTCAAATCAGGAAGGCAAAAAATTCAAGATGAAAATAACAAAGATTTGAAATTAAAAAACATTGCAACTGCAACTAATAAAAAAGTATATAGTAAAATTCGGAAGTTTATATCTAGCGATTGGAAATGGAACGAAAATAGAAAAGTGGAGTGGGAGCATTTAAGAGAAATGTGCTTGCGATTTCCAACCATTTCCGTAGATGAAATAAGCAAATTTAAACTTAATAGAATTCTAGACTTATATATAGAATTGCCAAGCGAAAACAATAAATATTTCTTCCAATTAAATGAGAGAGATGAAGTTAATGATTATCACAATGTTGAAATTGATTTTGATAAGAATATTGGAAGGGAAGTTTCTGTTGGAACAAGTCGTTTGGTCGAACTTTTACAAATAGATGGAGTGAAATCATATTTTAAATCAAAGAATTGGGCGACAGACTTTGCCTTAAACAAATATATGCTTTCTCCCATTTTATTCAACAATATTTACAAAGGTGCTTTAGGAGAGCAAGTGGGAAGATTTATCTTCGAAAAACACTTTGAAGTAGAACTAGAAGAATTGGATTTAGAAAATTATGAACTTTTTGACTTTAAAGTAAAAAACACCAATACTTATATTGACTTTAAGCATTGGAAAGAAAATACAGAAATTAGTTTCGACGAACAAGAAAATAAAATCCGAGAAAAATTAAAAAAAGTTAAGGGAGAAAGAGTATTTATTATTAATATTTTATCTTCGGAAGACCGAAGTCCTATAAAATCTTCTGATGGCAAAATCGTAGAAATTCCTTGTCTTTGGAATATGAGTAGACAGGAATTGGATACTAACTTTCTAAAAGAATTTAAAAGGGTATGAAAATTTGCAAAATTAATCGACTTAAGATAAATTTAACTTTAGATAATATTTTTCGAGATTTTATCATTGTAAAGTTTTCCACTTCAGAAAATTACATTAAGTACGGAGCTTTAATCTTGGATGAATTAAGCTATGCATTAGAGGCAAAAAGCATTGTTTTCGAAGGAGGGAAATCTTTTTATGCTTTGTTTGAAAAAGAAAAGATTGAAAAGATTGATTTATCAAAATCTTTAGAAAAGTTAGAAAGTGGAGAAACACTATTTTATAAGTTATTAAATACAACTGAAATAAGTGAAATAGCTAACCATACTATTGCACAACTACTCATAAACTCACTTTCAAACCCCAAGAATAATAAACTCTCTTTTAATAATCTAACAGGAAAATTATATCTTTTTTCACCTAACTTCTTCAAAATATCAAAGACGAAGGATAGGGAACAGGTTTTTAAAATAGTTGCTTTAGAATTGAATATTGCTTCTGATTTATCATTTCAACTTAATGTAAAGACATTTTCAAGCGTACTCCTGAGTAAACACATGGATTTTTCTAAGAAAAAATTCAGCGAATTTCCAAAATATACTTTTGTACATTCCACAGGGACATTAAGGAGAGTTTTAGCTTCTGACAATAATATTCAAGGAGAAAACCAATTTATTCAAAAACAAACAACTAGGAACGGAGTTTTGGAGAAAAATCTCATTCCATTTTTATCGTTCAAAAATTTACAGGAATTTAATGACAGTAAAATAGGATTATTAAATTTAATCATTCAACGCATTGAAGAAAAATTGTTTGATTATTTGTCAATTGAATTAACTGAACTTCCTGTCGAAAAAACGATTCGCTATAATTCATCGTTTAATATTGCTGGGTTTGACAAAAATATTTATTTGCTTGATTTGATTAAAGACGAGGATTCAGGGGATTACATTAATCAAGTTAAAAGTTCGCTAAAAAGGTTACTGCCAAAAGCGAATGTTAAGATTGTGAAAAAGGAAAATAAGAATGGTTACAATTTAAATTTAATTCACAATAAATCATACTATACTAGATATGGGAAAAAGGATCCTTATAAATCTAGTTTAATTAGCCAACATTTTACATTCGAAGATTTCACAATTGATTCAAATGCAACACTCAAAGCATTGATTATAGAATCAATTATTAGAAATGATATTAAGAATAATCAAATCTCAATAACAAATTGGGAAAAATATGAATTTAAAGAAAAATGGATTTTCGGAGCCAGGTTAAATGAACAGTTTTGTTTTCTTACTATTCATCCAAATGGAAATTTGAAATTTGAGATTTTTGAACCGAATTTATTCAATCAAACCGAATTTGATATGCTTTGTAAAGCTTTTGAAGAAAATAACAATGTAGAATTTTTAGTAAAAGACGAGAAAGGTAACATCAATTTAATAAACAAGACACCATTTTATACAATACCAAATTATGGTCTTTTATTCAAAAAACTTCATAATGAATCCATTCCCTTAAAATTATCAAGAATTGATGCAATAAAATATTTAAGTGAAATCGTCGAAAATGTTAAAAATGGGGATGAAATAATTGCTAGAATAAACAAGATTGAGCATTGGAGCAAAAAGTCACTTCTTGATTGTTTTGAAAATAGAACTGATAAAAAGAAATTCGCGGAAAAAATTAAAACTGAAACAGGAGAAATTTTGAAATCGTACTTTCGAGATAAAACGAGATACGAAATCTTAGATAGCCAATTGGATATTCATATACTTAGAGAAAATGAAAAGCTCTATTATTACGTAGGCATCAAAGGAGAGGGAATTCAGCAACAGATCTCCCGAGCATCAACGATCAGAGAAATAGAGTCATATGAAGGTTCAGAAATAATTTTTGATAGATTGACATCTTTGATGAACGTTGATTTTGTGAAAAATGGTGAGTTGACCGTTTTTCCATTTCCAATTAAATATTTGCGTGAGTGGGTAAAGCAAAATTTTTGAATTTGTTTCATAATAGTGAGCATCTAATCAAATTGTTAGTCATTTTTTTAAGTAAATACACTATACTTTGATTAATGAAATTCTTTATCATTTTTTTTAGAGTCAAATATTACTACCAAACCCGTCCAAAAAATAATCAACTTTATTTGCAAATAATCAAAAAAACAATATATTTGCACTATTGAAAAACGACGCTCTTAATAGCGTTTTGACAATGACCTATTCAGTGACCTGTCATAACACTATTTCCGCATAACGGTTGTGGATAGGGCTTTTAAGAAATTTAAAAGAGTCCCGTCCGGATCGCAGAGATTTACAATTTTATCTTCGAAAAAATTGATCCGGTAGTTCAGCTGGTTAGAATGCCGCCCTGTCACGGCGGAGGTCGCGGGTTCGAGTCCCGTCCGGATCGCGATTACTTTACCAAAGTAGCACAAAATGCTGTAAAACATAGGTTTTACGGCATTTTTCGTTTTATGCTGATATCAAAGAGCAACAAATTCGCACATATTTTCAGTGACCTATTCAGTGACCTGTTTCAATTTCAAAAATAGGTCACTGGAAAAAATCTAAACGAGCGATTGAAAATTGATTTTGAAATGATTTTTTCAGACCAAATTTTGGATTTTTTTTCGAGTGTGTGCAGTGACCTATTCAGTGACATCAATATTTTACTCTGCATTAATAATCAGTTATCAAAATTGAGCTAAATTTGAGGGCTAAAAAACTTTTCGATTCTACCATTATGCAAACTATAGATCACGATTTCAATTTCAGTTTCCCGATACAGATGCGGTGGAATGATGCGGATGCTCTGGGTCATGTAAACAATGCTATTTATGTTACCTATTTTGAAACTGCAAGAGGTCTGTATATGATGAAAGCCTGTCCACAGTGGGACTGGCTGCAAAATATGTTTTTGATCGGTAATGTAAGCGTAAATTTTCAGAAGGAAATTTTGCTCACTTCACAGAACGTTCGGGTTCATGTAAGAACCTCCAAAATCGGAACTAAAAGTTTTGTTTTTGAATATGCAATCACCTCTGACAAAAAAGGGGAAACCGTAATCCATGCCACCGGAAGTACTACACAAATCATGTTCGATATGCAAACCAGAAAAACAGTCGAAGTTCCGGATTGGGTACGCAAATCATTAACTGAATTTGATAATCTATAAAAGGATTTTAAAAAATTTAGAATGTATTTGATTCACTCAAAAATAATTGAAGTTGAAGAAGAGCATCTGGACGAGTTCAATCATGTGAATAACGTTCAATATGTGCAGTGGGTGGAAGAAATTGCTAAGGAGCATTGGGAACTCGTTAAAGCTGATACGCCTTATCCCAACGATTACTGGGTGATGGCGGATCATCATATCCAATACAGAAAGCAGGTTTACAAAGGTGATGACCTGAAAATATTAACCTATCCACAAAATCCGGAAGGTATTCGCCAGCCTAGAAAGGTTGAATTTTACAGAGGTGATGAACTGGTAGCAGATTCCCGGACTCTTTGGGTGCTTATTGATAATGAATCAAATAAAATTAAGCGTATTGCGGAAAACTGGCTTGAAACTTTGAAGAAAGGCTGATGTGAAAGATTTTTGAATTACTTTTCTTATCCAATTAAGTAAGCTCTATCAAAGTAATTTCCGGTAAAACGCCAACCCTTCCCGGATAACCTATAACTCCGAAACCACGGTTTACATACAGATATTTGCCCCCGCTTTCATACAGATCGGCCCATTTTTTATAACGGTACTGCACCGGTGACCACTTGATGTTCTTTAAATCCAGACCAAACTGCATCCCGTGTGTGTGTCCGGAAAGCGTAAGAGAAATGTCCGATGGATGTTCTTTTACAATTTCATCAAAATGGGTAGGATCGTGGCTCATTAGGATTTTTGCGGCATTTTGCGGAATTCCTCTCGTGGCTTTATCCAAGTCTCCATATTGCGGAAATGGTTTCAGTCCCCAGTTCTCAACACCGATGATGTAAAGTTTCTCACCATTTTTGTCGATGATTCGGTGCTCATTGAGAAGCATTTCAAATCCGGCTTCTTTCTGAAGTTTTATTAAATTCGGAATATTCTGTGCCTGTTCCTGTTTCGAATTCCATTGGATGTAAAGACCGTAATCGTGATTTCCCAGAACTGAGAACTTACCGTCTTTTGCGTTAATTGAAGCGAAAAGATTTTTCACACTGTTAAACTCTTCCGCAAGATTGTTGACCATGTCCCCGGTAAAAAGCACAAGATCTGGTTTCTGCTCATTAATCATGTTAAAAGCATGCTGTAATTTTTGCGGATGGAAAAAACTTCCCGCGTGCATGTCGGAAATCTGGATGATTTTATAACCTTTAAAACTTTCAGGCAGATTTTTAATCTTCACCTTAACCTTTCTTACCCGATGGCGGTATTTTCCGAAGGCAACACCATCCAGAAAAAGTGAAGTGAACACGCCTGCAATTGCGAGCCCGGCCAGGCTAAGGAATTTCCTTCGCTCCGGAAAATGGGTTTCTTTATTGGTAAAGTAACTGAATCCGAACTGCAAAAGCCGGAAAATGTCATCAATGAGAAGAAAAAATACTATAAAAAGTTTCGGCAAAAGCACAGCCAGAACTACGGTTGCAGATACCTGAACGCGATGATGGTCCCGGTCGCTTCGGTTGATAAATAGCAGGTTATAAACCAGAAAAATATAAACCAGCGCATTGATGGCGATGTACGCAATTCTGCCATACGGATTGCTGACAACGGTTTTTAATGCCTGATAAATGTAAAATTCAAGCAGAAAAAGTATTCCGGTGAAGATTAGAAAAAATTGTTTCATCTGGAAAAAGAAAGCACAATCTTCTAATTAATTGTGCTTTATAATCGTATCTCTTTATAATTTATACCAGTTACGGAAATTTGTAAACAATCGCATTGATATTCATCCCGGCGCCAACTGATGCGAATAAAATGTAGGAGTTATCTTTAAATGAGTGACCCTCCATTTTTCCTTTTTTAATTAAATCGTACATCGTAGGCACGGTGGCAACTGATGAATTCCCAAATTCCTGAATCGTCATCGGAGAAACAGAATGCTCGTAACTGCTCTTTCCGTAAAGCTTAAACAGGCGGGAAATCATCGCATGGTCCATTTTTGCATTGGCCTGGTGAAGAAGAATTTTATCGATGTCATCCAGGGTGAGCCCTGCACTGTCGATGGTCTGCTTCATCGCATCAGGAACATATTTCAGCGCAAATTCGTAGATTTTTCTGCCCCGCATCCTGATGTATTTTTTAGTCTGGTCCGCTTCAGGATTCAGTGAATGTGAATTTTCAAGGTATGCCAGTTCATCACCGTTGAAGCACAAGGTGTTGTGTGCGATAATTCCAACGTTTTCCTCCTCAGTGGCCGTCACTACAACTGCTCCGGCACCGTCCGCGAAAATCATTTTATTTCTGTCATAGGGATCGGTAACCCTGCTTAAAGTTTCGGAACCCACAACCAGAATATTCTTAGCTTTTCCGGATTTAATCAGGGTGTCTGCCAATACCATTCCTTCAACCCAGCCCGGACAACCGAAAATCATATCGTAATTGATACATTTTGGATTCTTGATACCAAGTTTATTTTTAATGATCGCCGAAAGGGAAGGCATAAAGCTCTGCTGTCCGTGTAGGTCCACATCCCCGAAATTGGTTGCGCTGATGATATAATCAAGGCTTTCCTTATCAATCCCGGCGTCATCCAAAGCGATTTGTGCCGATTTCGCGCCGATGTCAGAATTCACAAGGTCATCATCTACATATCTTCTGTTTTCAATCTCTGTGATTTCTACAAATTTTTGTATAATTTCATCATTGGGTTTATCAATTTTTACGAAATTATCGTCATAAAAAACCGAGTCACTGAAGTGGTTTCTCTCAATCACTCTTTCCGGCAAATAACTTCCTGAACCAATGATTATGGTATTTGGCATAATGGTTTGCGTATTTACTTTTAATCAATATAATCAGCAAAGTTAAGAATTATAATGCAATCCCAAACAAACCAAAATTATTATTAAATTTGCAGCTTACTCCTGTAAAAATATGAAAAAAAATCCTGCGCTTTTTGGTTTTATCGTGGCGTTAGTGGTTACTGTGTTTGCGTTTGGAATTTATTTTCTCTTTTTGGCAAAGAAGAATTATTACCTTGTTGATAACCCCACACCCAAGACTTATTATTTCAAAATAAATAACGGCGAAGAAAAAGTGATTTCTGCCGGGCAGTACGTTAAAGTGGACCTGCAAAAAGGTAAAAACGACATCAAAGTTTTCGATGATGCTAAAAAGTTGATCTACGACTCGGCTTTCAGTGTTAATAAAGTTCGGGGGCTTATCAATATCACCAATTCAGATTATTACATCTACACACAATATTACGGTTACGACATTAAGAAAGATTCACTCCTCGAAAAACTGGGTAAAACCGACATCGATGGCAAAATCTACTATGGTGGGCCTAAGAAATTCAGTAAACTCTACACAGAGGATTTCTATTATAATATAGATGAGGATTACGATAAGGTCATCAAAAACATACAGAAGACTGAATCCCGCGTGAAAATTTTCCGAAAGCAGGATTTTTTAAATTATTACAAAGAATATTACAACTTTTAAGACATTGAAACAGGTTACACCATACAATACAGAAGCGAGCAAGAAAAGCCAGGTTGAAGATATGTTCGACAACATAGCGCCGAAATACGATTTGCTGAACCACGTACTTTCCATGAAAATAGATGTACTGTGGCGCGACAAACTGGTGAAATGGATGAACAAAGACCAACCCAAACTCACTCTGGATGTAGCTACAGGAACCGGGGATCTTGCCATCGCTGTACATAAAGGAACTAAAGCCGATGTGGTAGGCCTCGACCTTTCACAGCAAATGCTTAATGTAGGCATTGAAAAAGTGAAAAAACAAAACCTGCAGGAAAAAATTTCAATGATGAAAGGTGATGCGGAAAACCTGCCTTTCGAGGATAATAAATTCGATGCCGTTTCCGTTGGATTTGGTGTGAGGAATTTTGAAAATTTAGCTAAAGGTCTTGCAGAACTTAGACGCGTCGTGAAAGAAGGCAAGAGCGTTTA
The sequence above is a segment of the Chryseobacterium taklimakanense genome. Coding sequences within it:
- a CDS encoding DEAD/DEAH box helicase, with amino-acid sequence MIAFNLLSEPIRKYIRDKGWESLRPIQEAAIQRILSTENNYVLISRTASGKTEAAFLPILSRANFKKEGVRILYISPLIALINDQFRRVEELCEYLDIPVTKWHGEASRGQKEKLLKNPSGIVLITPESLEAMFVNKPYNVKHLFESLEFVVIDEIHSFLGSDRGIQLQSILSRLQKINKTKFKTLALSATVSDSNQYVELKNFIGDVENTKIIRDITPKPINAVFRYFEGTGAELPLDLLKDLYVQTRNNKSLIFPNARGRVEEVAVKLRKISDKVGGHQNYFSHHSSVDKEVREYVEFFAKNNTYQNFSIACTSTLELGIDIGSVDQVVQIDATHSIASLIQRVGRSGRRDDKASNLFLYATNRWTLLQSVACWLLYEEKYIEPVILKEKAYDILVHQILSTVKGTSGILKKNLISVLQENNAFKNISKTDIEEIIDFLVAKDLLEKLEFELILGIEGEKIVNNREFYSVFQTEDLFKVSHKGNKIGEIPLTIQVREDENIYLSARIWKIAHVDLKSKKIEVIPANDGKKPIFEGNGANIAERIRQKMLEILVSKKEYDFLDEPSQNIITEMQKEFSIFDINDLYSQRPLHSTNSNLTFFSFTSSKINKTLKIVFDAVGIENFYTELESAFEIKINKDEFAQKLKKLSSFDVNIDLVLANVLDANPNILDFSKYGKFLPVKFQLEILKNSYYDLLGCERFLRSLKIVNN
- a CDS encoding acyl-CoA thioesterase, whose protein sequence is MQTIDHDFNFSFPIQMRWNDADALGHVNNAIYVTYFETARGLYMMKACPQWDWLQNMFLIGNVSVNFQKEILLTSQNVRVHVRTSKIGTKSFVFEYAITSDKKGETVIHATGSTTQIMFDMQTRKTVEVPDWVRKSLTEFDNL
- a CDS encoding acyl-CoA thioesterase, whose amino-acid sequence is MYLIHSKIIEVEEEHLDEFNHVNNVQYVQWVEEIAKEHWELVKADTPYPNDYWVMADHHIQYRKQVYKGDDLKILTYPQNPEGIRQPRKVEFYRGDELVADSRTLWVLIDNESNKIKRIAENWLETLKKG
- a CDS encoding metallophosphoesterase gives rise to the protein MKQFFLIFTGILFLLEFYIYQALKTVVSNPYGRIAYIAINALVYIFLVYNLLFINRSDRDHHRVQVSATVVLAVLLPKLFIVFFLLIDDIFRLLQFGFSYFTNKETHFPERRKFLSLAGLAIAGVFTSLFLDGVAFGKYRHRVRKVKVKIKNLPESFKGYKIIQISDMHAGSFFHPQKLQHAFNMINEQKPDLVLFTGDMVNNLAEEFNSVKNLFASINAKDGKFSVLGNHDYGLYIQWNSKQEQAQNIPNLIKLQKEAGFEMLLNEHRIIDKNGEKLYIIGVENWGLKPFPQYGDLDKATRGIPQNAAKILMSHDPTHFDEIVKEHPSDISLTLSGHTHGMQFGLDLKNIKWSPVQYRYKKWADLYESGGKYLYVNRGFGVIGYPGRVGVLPEITLIELT
- a CDS encoding 3-oxoacyl-ACP synthase III family protein gives rise to the protein MPNTIIIGSGSYLPERVIERNHFSDSVFYDDNFVKIDKPNDEIIQKFVEITEIENRRYVDDDLVNSDIGAKSAQIALDDAGIDKESLDYIISATNFGDVDLHGQQSFMPSLSAIIKNKLGIKNPKCINYDMIFGCPGWVEGMVLADTLIKSGKAKNILVVGSETLSRVTDPYDRNKMIFADGAGAVVVTATEEENVGIIAHNTLCFNGDELAYLENSHSLNPEADQTKKYIRMRGRKIYEFALKYVPDAMKQTIDSAGLTLDDIDKILLHQANAKMDHAMISRLFKLYGKSSYEHSVSPMTIQEFGNSSVATVPTMYDLIKKGKMEGHSFKDNSYILFASVGAGMNINAIVYKFP
- the ubiE gene encoding bifunctional demethylmenaquinone methyltransferase/2-methoxy-6-polyprenyl-1,4-benzoquinol methylase UbiE, translated to MFDNIAPKYDLLNHVLSMKIDVLWRDKLVKWMNKDQPKLTLDVATGTGDLAIAVHKGTKADVVGLDLSQQMLNVGIEKVKKQNLQEKISMMKGDAENLPFEDNKFDAVSVGFGVRNFENLAKGLAELRRVVKEGKSVYILEFSKVEGFLGPLYMFYFKNILPQIGKLVSKDNRAYTYLPDSVNAFPFGEKMKQILLDTGFKKVEYKKLSLGIATIYKATK